From a single Nicotiana tabacum cultivar K326 chromosome 8, ASM71507v2, whole genome shotgun sequence genomic region:
- the LOC142163259 gene encoding uncharacterized protein LOC142163259: MAYAIPMGQGTNNLAEAEALLFGLKWCVQQEYGLIIGKIDSLLLHNCIQGKWSTPWRINRVVMKVQTLVEQKGLIIKHCFREANQVADKIASLSHQLEEVYIFTYFDTLPRQVKGLLNVER, from the coding sequence ATGGCTTATGCTATACCAATGGGTCAAGGAACAAATAACTTAGCAGAAGCAGAGGCCCTTCTTTTTGGCCTAAAATGGTGCGTTCAACAAGAATATGGATTGATTATTGGTAAAATTGATTCCTTGCTACTTCACAATTGCATTCAAGGCAAATGGTCCACACCATGGAGAATCAACCGTGTTGTTATGAAGGTACAAACGCTGGTTGAACAAAAAGGTCTAATCATTAAACATTGTTTTAGAGAAGCAAATCAAGTTGCGGACAAGATAGCTTCTCTAAGTCACCAATTAGAGGAAGTATATATTTTCACTTATTTTGATACATTGCCCCGACAGGTCAAAGGGCTTCTAAATGTAGAAAGATGA
- the LOC107831968 gene encoding ran-binding protein 1 homolog a encodes MASIEPQHEHREEEEAAAGADDEDTGAQVAPIVRLEEVAVITGEEDEDAILDLKAKLYRFDKDGNQWKERGAGTVKFLKHKETGKVRLVMRQSKTLKICVNHLVIPTMTVQEHAGSEKSCVWHAADFADGELKDEFFCIRFASIENCKTFMETFQEVAESQKKKDENEDASNAAGLLEKLSVEDKKSEEKSVEKTEEKTKEDDVKDEKPSDNAEKRDETASD; translated from the exons ATGGCAAGCATAGAGCCCCAGCACGAGCACAGAGAAGAGGAAGAAGCCGCTGCCGGAGCCGATGACGAAGATACCGGAGCTCAGGTCGCGCCGATCGTCAGACTGGAGGAAGTAGCCGTAATAACTGGCGAAGAGGACGAAGATGCTATCCTCGATTT GAAAGCTAAGCTTTATCGATTCGATAAAGATGGAAATCAGTGGAAAGAGAGAGGTGCTGGTACTGTTAAGTTTTTGAAACATAAGGAGACTGGAAAAGTTCGCCTTGTTATGCGCCAATCTAAGACTCTTAAGATCTGTGTTAATCATCTAG TTATTCCGACAATGACGGTTCAGGAACATGCTGGAAGTGAGAAGTCCTGTGTGTGGCATGCAGCAGATTTTGCTGATGGTGAATTGAAGGATGAATTTTTTTGTATTAGATTTGCGTCCATCGAGA attgcaagacCTTCATGGAGACGTTTCAAGAGGTTGCTGAATcacaaaagaagaaagatgaaaatgAGGATGCATCTAATGCTGCTGGCCTACTTGAGAAGTTGAGTGTTGAAGATAAGAAGTCAGAAGAGAAGAGCGTGGAAAAAACTGAAGAGAAAACGAAGGAAGACGACGTCAAAGATGAGAAGCCTTCTGATAATGCAGAGAAAAGGGATGAGACTGCTTCAGACTGA